The proteins below come from a single Argentina anserina chromosome 1, drPotAnse1.1, whole genome shotgun sequence genomic window:
- the LOC126802349 gene encoding serine/threonine-protein kinase SRK2I has protein sequence MDRAAVKVGPAMDMPIMHDSDRYDFVRDIGSGNFGVARLMTDKQTKELVAVKYIERGNKIDENVQREIINHRSLRHPNIVRFKEVILTPTHLAIVMEYASGGELFERICNAGRFSEDEARFFFQQLISGVSYCHAMQVCHRDLKLENTLLDGSPAPRLKICDFGYSKSSVLHSQPKSTVGTPAYIAPEVLLRQEYDGKTADVWSCGVTLYVMLMGSYPFEDPDEPKDFRKTIQRILSVQYAIPESVPLSRECLELIARIFVPDPAARITIPEIKNHPWFLKNIPADLMDEMTMGNHFEEPDQPMQSIDTIMQIIAEATIPAVGINPSPYMNDSFDMDDDMDDLDSESELDVDSSGEIVYAI, from the exons ATGGATCGGGCGGCGGTGAAGGTGGGGCCGGCGATGGACATGCCGATCATGCACGACAGCGACAGGTACGACTTCGTGAGGGACATCGGCTCCGGGAACTTCGGGGTGGCGAGGCTGATGACGGACAAGCAGACCAAGGAGCTCGTCGCCGTCAAGTACATCGAGCGGGGCAACAAG ATTGATGAGAATGTTCAAAGAGAGATAATTAATCACAGGTCATTGAGGCACCCCAACATTGTTAGGTTCAAAGAG GTTATTCTGACTCCTACACATCTGGCCATTGTAATGGAGTATGCTTCTGGTGGCGAGCTTTTTGAGCGGATATGCAATGCAGGGCGCTTCAGTGAGGATGAG gCTCGCTTCTTTTTCCAACAACTCATATCTGGGGTCAGTTACTGTCATGCAATG CAAGTATGTCACCGGGACTTGAAGTTGGAAAACACTTTGTTGGATGGAAGTCCAGCTCCTCGcttaaaaatatgtgattttgggTATTCAAAG TCTTCAGTACTTCATTCACAACCAAAATCAACAGTAGGAACCCCCGCATACATTGCTCCAGAAGTATTGCTGAGGCAAGAGTATGATGGAAAG ACTGCAGATGTATGGTCTTGTGGGGTAACTTTATATGTGATGTTGATGGGATCATATCCTTTTGAGGATCCTGATGAACCAAAGGACTTCCGCAAAACTATACAA AGAATTCTCAGTGTTCAGTATGCCATTCCAGAATCCGTTCCATTATCTCGTGAATGTCTTGAATTGATAGCAAGAATCTTCGTCCCAGATCCTGCTGCG AGAATCACCATTCCTGAAATAAAGAACCACCCATGGTTCTTGAAGAATATTCCCGCAGATTTGATGGATGAGATGACGATGGGCAATCATTTCGAAGAGCCTGATCAACCGATGCAAAGCATTGATACAATCATGCAAATAATTGCTGAGGCCACTATACCAGCTGttggaatcaatcctagcccGTACATGAATGACAGTTTTGACATGGATGATGATATGGATGACTTAGATTCGGAATCTGAACTAGATGTTGATAGCAGTGGGGAAATAGTCTATGCTATCTAA